In Sulfurisphaera javensis, a single genomic region encodes these proteins:
- a CDS encoding UbiX family flavin prenyltransferase, whose product MDEKARTESRDKKGTVIIGISGASGVIYGIRTIKILNELGYHTEVILSKEAKKVAKVECGIDLESFFNGLNSVVYEEDQIEAPPSSSSHIVETEGMVIVPCSIKTLAEIANGIASNLLSRSALNFLRVRKTLILVIRETPLGTIELINALKVSRAGGIIMPASPGFYHNPQNINDLINFIVGKILDLLKIPNSLYKHWNSVTVNRIPCDQIS is encoded by the coding sequence GTGGATGAGAAGGCAAGAACAGAAAGTAGGGACAAGAAAGGGACAGTTATTATAGGAATAAGCGGGGCGAGTGGTGTAATTTATGGAATAAGAACAATTAAAATATTAAATGAATTGGGTTACCATACAGAAGTTATTTTAAGTAAAGAAGCAAAGAAGGTAGCAAAAGTAGAATGTGGAATAGATTTAGAATCTTTCTTTAATGGATTAAATTCTGTTGTTTATGAGGAAGATCAGATAGAAGCACCACCTTCTAGTTCAAGCCATATAGTAGAAACTGAGGGCATGGTTATAGTGCCATGTAGCATAAAAACATTAGCAGAAATAGCAAATGGAATAGCTTCAAATTTACTTTCTAGATCAGCTTTAAATTTTCTTAGAGTTAGAAAAACACTAATTCTGGTTATTAGAGAGACTCCTTTAGGTACAATAGAGCTGATAAATGCATTAAAAGTTTCTAGAGCAGGCGGAATAATAATGCCTGCATCTCCAGGATTTTATCATAATCCTCAGAACATAAACGACCTTATCAACTTCATAGTAGGAAAAATCCTTGATTTACTAAAAATTCCTAATTCCTTATATAAACATTGGAATAGTGTTACAGTAAATCGTATCCCTTGTGACCAAATCTCTTAG
- a CDS encoding DUF47 family protein, with protein sequence MSVPELNIEEQIQNILNNILDQLRLLYQQFNENEVNHMQIYSKIDGLKSVVEDSKYKAGEYIIKVKEGIETASLYLDILNYIEKVAQNLSAVSYRYSVLQSRIKIEDKILHSLLVSMIEKLIAATSSALESFRLLSLNAKKSAEKARNIIKIEEEVDDLYRNFELKLFEKENELAFMMLTKDIGDRLEDCADLLRDAANNMLYISYLRE encoded by the coding sequence ATGAGTGTTCCAGAACTGAATATTGAAGAGCAAATACAAAATATACTTAATAACATTCTTGACCAACTAAGATTATTATATCAACAATTTAATGAAAATGAAGTTAATCATATGCAGATATATTCTAAGATTGATGGCTTGAAGTCAGTTGTAGAAGATTCTAAATATAAAGCTGGTGAATATATAATAAAGGTGAAAGAAGGAATAGAAACTGCCAGCTTATACTTAGATATATTAAATTACATAGAAAAAGTTGCACAGAATTTAAGTGCTGTTTCCTATAGATACTCTGTTCTTCAAAGCAGAATTAAAATAGAGGATAAAATATTACATTCACTTTTAGTAAGTATGATAGAGAAATTAATTGCTGCTACAAGTAGTGCATTAGAATCCTTTAGATTGCTTTCTCTTAATGCGAAGAAATCTGCAGAAAAAGCTAGAAATATAATTAAAATAGAAGAAGAAGTTGATGATTTATATAGGAATTTTGAGTTAAAGTTATTTGAGAAAGAGAATGAGTTAGCATTTATGATGCTGACAAAAGATATAGGGGATAGGTTAGAGGATTGTGCTGATTTACTTAGGGATGCTGCAAATAACATGCTTTATATCAGTTATTTAAGGGAATGA
- the endA gene encoding tRNA-intron lyase — protein MIGELLKDKIIIKNIEDARKIYKLGYYGKPLGISKPKSAEEVNSELILSLIEGLYLTKKGILDVTYNGEKLDFQKLYDIGIKQIPRFRILYTVYEDLREKGYVVRSGIKYGADFAVYTVGPGIEHAPYLLIALDENSEITSNEILGFGRVSHSTRKELILGIVNLNTGKIRYIMFKWLKM, from the coding sequence ATGATAGGAGAACTTCTAAAAGATAAAATTATTATAAAAAACATTGAAGATGCAAGAAAAATTTATAAACTAGGATATTATGGAAAGCCACTAGGTATTTCTAAGCCTAAGTCAGCAGAAGAAGTTAATAGCGAATTAATTCTATCACTTATAGAAGGATTATATTTAACTAAAAAAGGAATTTTAGATGTAACATATAACGGTGAAAAGCTGGATTTTCAGAAGTTATATGATATAGGAATAAAGCAGATTCCAAGATTTAGAATTCTTTATACTGTTTATGAAGATCTAAGGGAGAAGGGGTATGTTGTAAGATCTGGGATTAAATATGGAGCAGATTTTGCTGTTTATACAGTAGGTCCTGGAATAGAACATGCTCCTTATCTTTTAATAGCTTTAGATGAAAATTCAGAAATAACTTCTAATGAAATATTAGGCTTTGGTAGAGTTTCACATAGTACAAGAAAAGAGTTAATATTAGGTATTGTTAATTTAAACACTGGTAAGATAAGATACATAATGTTTAAATGGTTGAAGATGTAA
- a CDS encoding TRASH domain-containing protein: MPFQLDTKVNQLHCSWCGKIIKENPIVVKTCCNNKPWVFCSKQCYNNWVREWMRRQEQKVGTRKGQLL; encoded by the coding sequence ATGCCTTTTCAACTAGATACGAAAGTAAATCAGCTTCATTGCAGTTGGTGCGGAAAAATAATAAAGGAAAATCCTATTGTAGTAAAAACTTGTTGCAATAATAAACCTTGGGTTTTTTGTAGTAAGCAATGCTATAATAATTGGGTGAGAGAGTGGATGAGAAGGCAAGAACAGAAAGTAGGGACAAGAAAGGGACAGTTATTATAG
- the glyS gene encoding glycine--tRNA ligase translates to MSEKLIELAKRRGIFWPSYEIYGGVAGLYDIGPIGVRIKNKIVELWRKFFVYDNSDFVVEVETPVITPYKVLEASGHVENFTDPIVECTKCHKIYRADHLIEEIAKINVEGLSPSELDRIIREKGIKCPACGGELSEVRLFNLLFSTNIGPYSGNQGFLRPETAQGMFTSFKRVYEAFRQKLPIGIAQVGRVARNEISPRQGLIRMREFTIMELEFFFDPESNVNPPLEKFGNMKLNILRGEDKVKGEKPKEYSIQELLEEKIVLNPWMLYWMATATKFVSALGINSYYFEEKLPHERAHYSKQTFDQIAVIGEEKVEISGHAYRTDYDLSRHMKYSGQDMTIFKKYESPKIIKKKVVVINKDKLNKEDKEFVKNLMTFINSKRPEEIEELINKGEKVDGKNIGDYVKILEREEKVVGEKIIPHVVEPSFGVERCLYLTLLNAYREKDNRIILSLPKYIAPYEVAVFPLLEKEELIKKAKEVYEIVREKFDAIFDDSGSIGKRYARADEIGIPYSITIDPQTLADNTITIRDRDSWQQIRVSINEIISALDRLFKGEEFNKVGKLINNENE, encoded by the coding sequence ATGAGTGAGAAGTTAATAGAATTGGCAAAAAGAAGAGGAATCTTTTGGCCGTCTTATGAGATTTATGGTGGCGTGGCTGGACTTTACGATATAGGTCCTATAGGTGTTAGAATTAAAAACAAGATAGTTGAATTATGGAGAAAATTCTTTGTTTATGATAATTCTGATTTTGTAGTAGAAGTTGAAACGCCAGTTATAACGCCTTATAAAGTTTTAGAAGCCAGTGGACATGTTGAAAACTTTACTGATCCAATAGTAGAATGTACAAAATGCCATAAGATATATAGGGCTGATCACTTGATAGAGGAAATAGCTAAAATTAACGTTGAGGGTTTGTCTCCTTCAGAATTAGATAGAATAATTAGAGAAAAAGGCATTAAGTGTCCAGCCTGTGGTGGAGAGCTTAGTGAAGTAAGGCTATTTAACTTACTTTTTAGTACCAACATTGGTCCATATAGTGGAAATCAAGGGTTTTTAAGACCAGAGACAGCACAAGGTATGTTTACTTCATTTAAGAGGGTTTACGAAGCTTTTAGGCAGAAATTACCAATTGGTATTGCTCAAGTAGGGAGAGTTGCTAGAAATGAGATTTCACCTAGGCAAGGGTTAATACGAATGAGAGAATTTACGATAATGGAATTAGAGTTCTTCTTCGATCCAGAAAGCAATGTAAATCCGCCTTTAGAAAAGTTTGGAAATATGAAGTTAAATATTCTTAGGGGGGAGGATAAAGTAAAAGGGGAGAAGCCTAAAGAATATTCGATTCAAGAGTTACTTGAAGAAAAAATTGTTTTAAATCCATGGATGTTATACTGGATGGCTACAGCTACAAAATTTGTTTCTGCACTTGGAATAAATTCATATTACTTTGAGGAAAAATTACCTCATGAAAGGGCTCATTATTCTAAACAAACATTTGATCAAATTGCTGTAATAGGGGAGGAGAAGGTCGAAATATCTGGTCATGCCTATAGAACTGATTATGATTTAAGCAGGCACATGAAGTATAGTGGGCAAGATATGACAATATTTAAGAAATATGAAAGTCCTAAAATTATAAAGAAGAAAGTGGTAGTAATAAATAAAGATAAACTTAATAAAGAAGATAAAGAGTTCGTAAAGAATCTTATGACTTTTATAAATTCTAAGAGGCCAGAAGAAATAGAAGAACTTATTAATAAAGGAGAAAAAGTAGATGGTAAAAACATTGGAGATTATGTTAAGATATTAGAGAGGGAAGAAAAGGTCGTTGGTGAGAAGATTATACCTCATGTCGTGGAACCCTCCTTTGGCGTAGAGAGATGTTTATATTTAACTCTTCTTAATGCATATAGAGAAAAAGACAATAGAATTATATTATCTTTACCTAAATATATAGCACCTTACGAAGTAGCTGTCTTTCCTCTCTTAGAGAAAGAAGAGTTAATAAAGAAGGCCAAGGAAGTTTACGAAATTGTGAGAGAGAAGTTTGACGCAATTTTTGATGATTCTGGAAGTATTGGGAAAAGGTATGCAAGAGCTGATGAAATAGGTATTCCATATTCTATTACAATAGATCCTCAAACTTTAGCTGATAATACTATTACTATTAGGGATAGAGATAGTTGGCAACAAATAAGAGTTAGTATTAATGAGATTATATCAGCATTAGATAGGTTATTCAAAGGTGAAGAGTTTAATAAGGTAGGTAAGCTAATTAATAATGAAAATGAGTAA
- the speB gene encoding agmatinase, producing MSDSRLLYLNENSRLFAGFNKPTSPFVIIGLPLDITSSFRPGSRFAPSTIREYAQYIEFYSIRTGIDMGEIGFNDVGDVVMHPSDVEENIKRISDVTSYFAEKGKIVISIGGEHSITVGTTRGIKPDCVLSIDAHLDLREEYMGYRYDHACVMRRISEQGIKIMEIGTRAISREEIEYANRNGIAYITPHQIKLMGVRETAQKIVNNFRECEKIYITYDMDGIDPSYAPGVATPEPEGLDPSTVLDIISLVIDKRVIGFDVVEVSPPYDPTGITSVLAARIILETAAQIYKARSL from the coding sequence ATGTCAGACAGTAGATTATTATATTTGAATGAAAATAGCAGATTATTTGCAGGCTTCAATAAACCTACATCACCATTTGTAATAATAGGTTTACCACTAGATATAACAAGTAGTTTTAGACCAGGGTCTAGATTTGCACCTTCAACTATAAGAGAATATGCACAATATATAGAATTTTATTCAATAAGGACTGGAATTGATATGGGAGAAATAGGATTTAACGATGTTGGAGATGTTGTAATGCACCCCTCAGACGTCGAAGAAAATATAAAAAGAATATCAGATGTAACAAGCTATTTTGCTGAAAAAGGAAAAATAGTCATTAGTATAGGTGGAGAACATTCAATAACTGTAGGAACTACAAGAGGAATTAAACCCGATTGTGTATTAAGCATAGATGCACATCTCGACCTAAGAGAAGAATATATGGGTTATAGATATGATCACGCATGTGTAATGAGACGGATATCGGAGCAAGGAATCAAAATAATGGAAATTGGGACTAGAGCAATATCCAGAGAAGAAATAGAATATGCTAACAGAAATGGTATAGCATACATAACACCACATCAAATAAAGTTAATGGGAGTGAGAGAGACAGCACAAAAAATAGTAAATAATTTCAGAGAATGTGAAAAAATCTATATAACATATGATATGGATGGAATAGATCCTTCATACGCTCCTGGAGTAGCTACACCAGAACCAGAAGGATTAGATCCATCTACAGTTTTAGATATAATCTCATTAGTCATAGATAAAAGAGTCATAGGATTTGATGTAGTAGAAGTTTCTCCACCATATGACCCTACTGGAATAACTTCTGTTTTAGCAGCAAGAATAATACTAGAAACAGCAGCACAAATATATAAGGCTAGATCGCTTTAA